The Bacteroidota bacterium genome has a window encoding:
- a CDS encoding glycosyltransferase family 4 protein: MADVKTIKSLQIGVGWLPEEKGNGLDRVFYALSRNLPEAGVDVRGLVVGSDNVATDSRQTVHSFAAKDESLRRRIGSLRSTLRDELKSNNFDLVASHFALFTYPILKYIRDYPLVMHFHGPWSAESQAEGEGRLAVKAKWALERTVYKSAERFVVLSDAFRDLLVNNYNIDPSKIRKVQGGVQADRFDTGLSMEAAREKLGWVQDRPIVFVVRRLARRMGLENLIAAMVQVRQKHPDALLHIAGSGPIRAELEDRIKAADLSAHVKLLGFVPDADLPLAYRAANFSIVPTVALEGFGLITVESMAAGTPVLVTNVGGLPETVRDLSADLILPDSEVKTLANYVNDAISGALPLPSSEACQDYVRARFDWPVIARQIRNVYAEVVS; this comes from the coding sequence ATAGCTGACGTTAAAACGATAAAGTCCCTGCAAATTGGTGTGGGTTGGCTTCCGGAAGAAAAGGGGAACGGCCTCGACCGCGTATTTTATGCGCTCAGCCGCAATTTGCCGGAAGCCGGCGTTGATGTGCGCGGCCTCGTGGTAGGTTCTGACAATGTTGCAACTGACTCCCGGCAGACCGTGCATTCGTTTGCCGCAAAAGATGAATCGCTGCGCCGCCGCATAGGCTCTTTGCGCAGCACTTTGCGCGACGAACTCAAGTCGAACAACTTCGACCTCGTAGCTTCTCATTTTGCACTCTTTACCTATCCCATTCTGAAGTACATCCGTGATTACCCGCTTGTGATGCATTTTCATGGGCCATGGTCTGCAGAGTCGCAGGCTGAGGGGGAAGGGCGCCTGGCAGTGAAAGCAAAGTGGGCCCTGGAGCGCACCGTATACAAAAGTGCTGAGCGTTTTGTCGTGCTTTCGGACGCGTTCCGAGACTTGCTGGTAAACAACTACAACATCGATCCGAGTAAAATCCGGAAAGTCCAGGGCGGCGTACAGGCTGATCGGTTTGATACCGGCTTGTCTATGGAAGCTGCCCGCGAAAAACTTGGCTGGGTGCAAGACCGCCCGATTGTGTTTGTTGTGCGGCGGTTGGCGCGGCGGATGGGGCTCGAAAACCTGATTGCTGCCATGGTGCAGGTGAGGCAAAAACATCCGGATGCGTTGTTGCATATAGCCGGCAGTGGGCCCATTCGTGCTGAGTTGGAAGACCGGATTAAAGCGGCTGACCTTAGCGCACACGTCAAACTCCTGGGCTTTGTGCCCGATGCGGATTTACCGCTTGCCTACCGCGCTGCAAATTTCTCGATTGTGCCAACGGTTGCCCTTGAAGGCTTTGGCCTCATTACGGTAGAATCAATGGCGGCAGGGACACCGGTGCTGGTAACAAATGTGGGCGGCTTGCCGGAGACGGTACGGGATTTATCTGCAGATCTTATTCTGCCCGACTCGGAGGTGAAAACTCTCGCAAATTACGTCAACGATGCCATTTCAGGCGCGCTGCCTTTGCCCTCAAGCGAAGCCTGTCAGGATTATGTGCGCGCCCGGTTTGACTGGCCCGTGATTGCGCGGCAAATCCGCAACGTTTATGCAGAGGTGGTTTCCTGA